Genomic segment of Xanthobacter dioxanivorans:
TGCTGCCCGCGAAGGACTGCACCCACACGATCCTCTGTCCGCCGGGCTCGACAATGGCGAGGCGGACCAGTTCGCCGGTCTCTTCCGCGAGCTGGCGCAGGGCAGCGGAGCACTGGTCGAGGAGCCGGCTGGTCTGGAGGTGGCGCAGGCCGAGATTGCTGATGCGGTAGGTGAGGTAATAGCGCTGGGCGCGCTCGTCCCGCCACACCAGCATCATGCCTTCCAACGTGTTCAGCAGCTTGCTGACGATCGCCTTGTTGAGGTTCAGGCGGCGGGAAATCTCGGACAGGGGCAGGCCGTCCACGGAGTCGGCCAACATTCCGACGATCTCGAACGCCCGTTCCACCGACACGATGGTCTCGTCGACCTTCTCCGGCCGCCCCTGGGCTGTGATCTTTGCCGTCTCTCGCACCATCTGACGCACCATCTCTCTCGCCCGAAAACCCGCGGCAGTCATTGTTGTAACGATGTTACCCTTATTTATCGACCATACAAGCGATCGGCGCGCAATAAAATTACTCAAATTGGCGATTGACAGCGAAAAACGCTCCATATAGCCCTTTTATGAATGGTAACGCAGTTACCTAAATTGAGGCAGCCGCCGATGGGCATGTCCCCGCGGCAGGACCAGCCCGGCACCAGGGAGCAGTATCTTGAGTGGACGCCTGACTTTCGAAACCCTGCCTGACCTCATTGACACCGAAGAACAGCTCGAGGAGCTGATCTCCCGGCCGACACAAGGCCTGATCGACGATCTCGCCGCCGTGGACGGTGACATCGTCGTCCTCGGCGTCGCCGGCAAGGTCGGCCCCTCCCTCGCCCGCATGGCCAAGCGCGCCGCGCCCGGCAAGAGGGTGATCGGCGTCGCCCGCTTCTCCGAGGCCGGATCGCAGGAAGAGCTTGAGGGCTGGGGCATCGAGACCATCAAGTGTGACCTGCTCGACCAGGCCGCCGTGGCGAAGCTGCCGCGCGCCGCCAACGTGGTCTACATGGCCGGCAAGAAGTTCGGCACCAATGACGACCCCTCCTTCGCCTGGGCCATGAACACCATGGTTCCGGCCACCGTCGCGTCGCATTATCGCGCCTCACGCATCGTCGCCTTCTCCACCTTGTGCGTCTATCCCTTCGGCGTCGTCGCCCACAATGGCTGGGACGAGCGGGTGGAGCCCCGCCCGGTGGGCGACTACGCCAATTCCTGCGTCGGCCGCGAGCGCGCGTTCCAGTACGGCTCCCACAGCTGGGGCACGGCCGGCCGTCTCATCCGGCTGAACTACGCCATCGACCTGCGCTATGGTGTGCTGCATGACATCGCCCAGTGGGTCATCAAGGGCGAGCCCATCCCGATCCGCACCGGCCACGCCAGCGTCATCTGGCAGGGCGACGCCAATGCGCAGATCCTGCGCTGCCTGAAGCACGCCACCAGCCCCACCTCCCCCATCAATATCGGCGGGCCGGAGCAGGCGAGCGTGCGGGCCATCGCCCATGCCTTCGGCGAGAAGTTCGGCAAGGCGCCCATCTTCGACGGCGCCGAGGAGCCCACCGGCTGGGTCAACAGCACGTTCCTGTCGCAGCGCCTGTTCGGCTACCCGAACGTGCCGCTGGCCCGGATGATCGACTGGGTGGCCCACTGGGTGGAGCGTGACATGCCCATCTACGGCAAGCCCACCCGCTACGAAGTCCGCGACGGCCTGTTCTGAGCCCGGGAGGCCGCACCGATGAACGGTTATCTCGGCTTCATGGGCTTCTGGTCCGACATCGACCAGGACTACCAGCTGCGCTACCAGGAATGGCACAATTGCGAGCACATTCCCGAGCGCCTCGGCATACCGGGCTTTATCGAGGGGCGGCGCTATCGCGGCGCCCCCGGCGGCCCCAACTTCTTCATGTGCTACGTCACGGCCGGGCCGGAAGTGTTGCGGAGCGAGGCTTATCTCTCCGCCCTGAACCGCCCCACGCCCTGGACGCAGGAGGCCCTGGCCCACTTCCGCAATCCCACCCGCACACTCTATCGCAAGCTGCGTGCGGTCGGGCCGGAGGGGGGCTACGCGCCCTATGTCCTGCTGCTGCGCTTCGACGATGAGCGGCCGGCCGAAACACTGGAAAACCAGGTGGTCGAGGCGCTGTCCGGCAACGGCTTCGCGGCCGTTTCCGGGGCCCTCTACGAGGTGGATGCGGAGGCTTCCAGCATCATGACGGCGGAGCGCCGGATCTATGCCGGCGGCCCCGGCAGGCAGCGTTACCTGATCGCCATCGAGGCCCTCGACCGCGCCCAGGCGGAGGAGGGGGCGGAGCGTCTCGAACGGCGCCTCTCGCCCGGCGCCCGCGACCTCGACCGCAGCATCTACTGGCTGGAAACCCGCATCCGCGCTGAAGACCTGCGCGCCTCCGCCCGGAAGGACATGCAATGAAGCTCCTCAGATACGGCGCGCCCGGCGAGGAGCGCCCAGGCCTCGCCGCCCCGGACGGCACGCTGCGTTCCCTCGCCGGACATGTGGGCGATATCGACAAGGCCATGTTCGACGACCCGGCCCGCCTTTCCTCCCTGCGCGCTCTCGATCCAGCCACGCTTCCGGTGGTGGACGGCACGGTACGTCTCGCGGAGCCGCTCGCCCGGATCGGCAAGATCGTCGGCATCGGGCTCAATTATCACGATCACGCCCGAGAGTGCGGCGCGGCCATCCCTTCCGAGCCCATTCTGTTCCTGAAGGCCACCACCTCCCTTTGTGGCCCGAACGATGCCATTCGCCTGCCGGAAGGATCGCAGAAGACCGACTGGGAGGTGGAGCTGGGCGTCGTCATCGGCCGCACCGCGCGGGACGTGACGGCGGAAGCCGCGCTCGACCATGTGTTCGGCTACTGC
This window contains:
- a CDS encoding fumarylacetoacetate hydrolase family protein encodes the protein MKLLRYGAPGEERPGLAAPDGTLRSLAGHVGDIDKAMFDDPARLSSLRALDPATLPVVDGTVRLAEPLARIGKIVGIGLNYHDHARECGAAIPSEPILFLKATTSLCGPNDAIRLPEGSQKTDWEVELGVVIGRTARDVTAEAALDHVFGYCVAHDVSERAHQLEHGGQWTKGKSHDTFCPVGPYLVTADEVPDPQALHMYCEVDGLMRQSSSTAQMIFGVAEVVSYVSRFMTLAPGDLIITGTPAGVGLGLKPPTYLTRGARVRLGIAGLGDQHQSVV
- a CDS encoding DUF4286 family protein is translated as MNGYLGFMGFWSDIDQDYQLRYQEWHNCEHIPERLGIPGFIEGRRYRGAPGGPNFFMCYVTAGPEVLRSEAYLSALNRPTPWTQEALAHFRNPTRTLYRKLRAVGPEGGYAPYVLLLRFDDERPAETLENQVVEALSGNGFAAVSGALYEVDAEASSIMTAERRIYAGGPGRQRYLIAIEALDRAQAEEGAERLERRLSPGARDLDRSIYWLETRIRAEDLRASARKDMQ
- a CDS encoding NAD-dependent epimerase/dehydratase family protein, which gives rise to MSGRLTFETLPDLIDTEEQLEELISRPTQGLIDDLAAVDGDIVVLGVAGKVGPSLARMAKRAAPGKRVIGVARFSEAGSQEELEGWGIETIKCDLLDQAAVAKLPRAANVVYMAGKKFGTNDDPSFAWAMNTMVPATVASHYRASRIVAFSTLCVYPFGVVAHNGWDERVEPRPVGDYANSCVGRERAFQYGSHSWGTAGRLIRLNYAIDLRYGVLHDIAQWVIKGEPIPIRTGHASVIWQGDANAQILRCLKHATSPTSPINIGGPEQASVRAIAHAFGEKFGKAPIFDGAEEPTGWVNSTFLSQRLFGYPNVPLARMIDWVAHWVERDMPIYGKPTRYEVRDGLF